One segment of Fibrobacter sp. DNA contains the following:
- a CDS encoding tetratricopeptide repeat protein, giving the protein MGKEIFTGRVLLTRFFKEFFLKALEESKDSRSFLPFRKQRDQEEIVNPRIFLFHGHDGLGKTSALNACIRVAEDAAEEAKKELNVIHIDWKQWYSEKCSIPGTPREFNNSLCTILTGKSLGIESCLANCKSISEKVQKLDDLLKNIAGDEWPKEIFADSDPNTTYNEWIQSKLTKQDIEFLGKSEDLRAEAIANGLAEASLENALILAIDSYEYLPPEIDQWLHRAFFGKIYNQKNRIITIVSGCNGFTRGFRNELPEELLFQFDFSTNPMTLSDIASIASKEGIALTEEEIYRIEQCTAGFPLFVRDLALYRKNGIGPEIIPETYSAELPSPMEVAEGVTSRFLGFCTDQTIRERVFSLAMLRHYDESFLGQLWGVSPTDVQKNIKELAEQFSFISGNSVDPLVRSCLINFLMGEFAKKGKSLLSGFFENYSNICTSYFQEQLTAIQDQEPASGKRYENHRYRAGLANYIDGLMWGSPKSVIELIPGIYLELQYFCPSLAIQILWQLKEFEPVIPGKSVPTLELLQRGGLLADRSLVLDSLPVQEVEREIVDFLSGCSQLSDLQKSLLHQKLGEMELRMGNFSASMEQFGKALSAGPVYEDGYLYDDFVMLGYGFLKEGKLDLAVSAFSNAVLIRGDRFVPLHESGIAQVKLKQYDSAATSLTRASEINPENQETWFNLGLACAALDRYEEAIDAFTNATKKGPQRAEIWFEAAKAYTSVKRYNEAIKAYEEVVKLDAENYEAWFRMGQCCSMQGLSDKAVEAFRKAIEIKYDYTEAVMAMGQELYDRGFFAESAEAFEHAVSLDKNDFVAWNSLALSYYHAENYEKAIESAQAAAALKNDESEPLMTIGHAQTALGNFAGADEAYARASEINPDNPEIWNHIGNSFYAQSLYTEAISAFEKSIKLNPVQESTWLSIGLAYQVQENFPKAVESFAKAVEIEPGNSESWFQKGRVHMSLEQYKDAAECFGKSVEINPDSHDAWYRRGLACAKINDHKRAIDSFVKASTLWSSDPDIWYHLGLSYSITGRHEEAVKAFREASNLAPSRHEIWHNLGLSLKSLENYQEAIDAFTAALNIAPEKAETLVNMGQCQYYLGKYDEAKETFTQAVKFEPENLDTLFHLGLACHAQGQYTEAISHYKEITEKKPDSGDAWYNMALAFHALADYPKAIEIYNITVKKWPQNGPAWYNLGLAYHTVKKLDKAVKAYREAGRLNPDQAEIWYHLGLSFHALEQFGEAIQAYRRTVHLVPDNFDAWLNLGLAYQAWGQHLDAMDCFSRASELKPDNPDALGYLAVSCYETGDYKKSLDSAIKALELKPDETWIMGYALLSSALSRHTDKAIEYMEKISSLDPSGNELSRVLYNLNNFLKKNPSREDLEVIKSRLQESLQDNEAMQIS; this is encoded by the coding sequence ATGGGAAAGGAAATATTCACCGGGCGCGTATTGTTAACAAGATTCTTCAAAGAATTCTTTCTGAAAGCTCTTGAGGAGAGTAAAGACAGCCGCTCTTTTCTTCCTTTCAGAAAACAGCGTGACCAGGAGGAGATTGTCAACCCCCGCATTTTTCTGTTTCATGGCCATGATGGGCTCGGGAAGACATCGGCGCTTAACGCCTGCATCCGTGTAGCAGAAGATGCTGCCGAAGAAGCAAAAAAGGAATTGAATGTTATCCATATCGACTGGAAGCAATGGTATTCAGAGAAATGCTCCATTCCCGGTACACCCAGGGAATTCAACAATTCACTCTGTACGATTCTCACAGGCAAGAGCCTTGGGATAGAATCATGCCTTGCAAACTGCAAGAGTATCTCAGAGAAAGTACAAAAACTCGATGACTTGCTGAAGAATATTGCAGGAGATGAATGGCCGAAGGAGATTTTCGCGGACTCCGACCCAAATACGACCTATAACGAATGGATTCAGAGCAAATTAACAAAACAGGATATTGAGTTCCTGGGAAAATCCGAAGATCTGAGAGCCGAGGCGATTGCAAACGGGCTCGCTGAAGCTTCGCTTGAAAATGCCCTTATTCTGGCAATTGACAGCTACGAATACCTGCCGCCTGAGATCGACCAGTGGCTTCACAGGGCTTTTTTCGGAAAAATTTATAATCAAAAAAACCGGATTATCACCATAGTGTCCGGATGTAACGGGTTTACCAGAGGTTTTCGCAACGAACTTCCCGAGGAACTGCTTTTCCAGTTTGATTTCTCCACCAATCCGATGACTCTAAGCGACATCGCCTCCATTGCATCAAAAGAAGGTATTGCATTGACTGAAGAGGAGATATACAGGATCGAGCAGTGTACTGCCGGTTTTCCTCTTTTTGTTCGTGATCTTGCTTTGTACCGGAAAAATGGGATTGGCCCCGAGATTATCCCGGAAACCTACAGTGCAGAGCTGCCTTCTCCAATGGAAGTTGCTGAAGGAGTAACATCCAGGTTTCTTGGTTTCTGCACTGATCAGACAATCAGAGAGCGGGTTTTCAGCCTTGCTATGCTGCGCCATTACGATGAGTCTTTTCTTGGACAGCTATGGGGTGTTTCTCCCACTGATGTACAGAAAAACATCAAGGAATTAGCAGAGCAGTTTTCTTTTATATCAGGTAATTCAGTTGATCCACTTGTGCGGAGTTGTCTGATAAATTTCCTCATGGGTGAATTTGCGAAAAAAGGAAAATCGCTCTTGTCAGGATTTTTTGAAAATTACTCAAATATATGTACATCATATTTTCAGGAGCAGCTTACCGCAATCCAGGATCAGGAGCCTGCTTCAGGTAAAAGATACGAAAACCATCGCTACAGAGCAGGATTAGCCAATTATATTGATGGTCTGATGTGGGGCTCGCCCAAAAGTGTCATTGAGCTTATTCCTGGAATTTACCTTGAACTCCAGTATTTTTGTCCTTCTCTTGCAATACAGATACTCTGGCAGCTAAAGGAATTTGAGCCGGTTATTCCCGGAAAATCGGTTCCAACATTAGAATTGCTGCAAAGAGGCGGGCTACTGGCTGACCGCTCTCTTGTACTTGATAGTTTACCGGTTCAGGAAGTGGAGAGGGAGATTGTTGATTTTCTGTCTGGTTGTTCTCAGTTAAGTGATCTGCAGAAATCTTTGCTTCATCAGAAACTTGGAGAGATGGAGCTCCGCATGGGTAATTTCAGTGCTTCGATGGAGCAGTTCGGTAAAGCACTTTCTGCCGGTCCGGTATATGAAGATGGTTACCTTTATGATGATTTCGTGATGCTTGGATATGGATTTCTAAAAGAGGGGAAGCTTGATCTTGCAGTTTCCGCTTTCAGTAATGCTGTTCTTATCAGGGGTGACAGGTTTGTACCCCTGCACGAGTCCGGTATTGCACAGGTAAAATTGAAACAATATGATTCTGCAGCAACATCCCTCACCAGAGCATCGGAAATAAATCCTGAGAATCAGGAAACCTGGTTTAATCTGGGTTTGGCATGTGCTGCTCTGGATCGGTATGAGGAAGCCATTGATGCATTCACTAACGCCACAAAGAAAGGTCCTCAGCGGGCAGAAATATGGTTTGAGGCGGCTAAAGCATATACTTCTGTTAAGAGATACAATGAGGCTATAAAGGCCTATGAAGAGGTTGTAAAGCTTGATGCTGAAAATTACGAAGCCTGGTTCCGGATGGGGCAATGCTGCTCTATGCAGGGGTTGTCAGACAAAGCTGTGGAGGCTTTCAGAAAAGCAATCGAAATAAAGTATGATTATACAGAAGCGGTGATGGCAATGGGGCAGGAATTGTATGACCGCGGATTTTTCGCTGAATCAGCGGAAGCCTTTGAACATGCTGTAAGTCTTGATAAAAATGACTTCGTGGCATGGAACTCACTGGCACTTTCTTATTATCATGCGGAAAACTATGAAAAGGCGATTGAATCGGCTCAGGCTGCTGCCGCTTTGAAAAATGATGAATCCGAGCCTTTAATGACTATCGGGCATGCTCAGACTGCACTGGGTAATTTTGCAGGAGCCGATGAGGCCTATGCGCGGGCATCAGAGATCAATCCGGACAATCCTGAAATCTGGAATCATATTGGAAACAGTTTTTATGCTCAGAGTCTCTACACTGAGGCCATTTCAGCATTTGAGAAATCAATAAAGCTTAACCCGGTACAGGAATCGACCTGGCTAAGTATCGGGCTGGCATATCAGGTTCAGGAGAATTTTCCCAAAGCAGTTGAATCGTTTGCCAAGGCAGTTGAGATTGAACCCGGCAATTCAGAGAGCTGGTTTCAGAAGGGGCGTGTTCACATGTCTCTTGAGCAGTACAAGGATGCTGCAGAGTGTTTCGGCAAATCCGTGGAAATCAATCCTGATTCACATGATGCCTGGTACAGGCGGGGGCTTGCCTGCGCAAAGATAAACGATCACAAGAGGGCAATCGACTCTTTTGTGAAGGCATCCACACTATGGTCTTCAGATCCGGATATCTGGTATCACCTGGGACTCTCATATAGTATAACAGGACGTCACGAGGAGGCGGTCAAGGCCTTCAGGGAGGCATCGAATCTTGCCCCATCACGTCATGAAATCTGGCATAACCTGGGTCTTTCCCTTAAATCTCTGGAAAACTATCAGGAAGCCATAGACGCCTTTACAGCAGCTTTAAACATCGCTCCTGAAAAAGCCGAAACCCTGGTCAATATGGGACAATGCCAGTATTATCTGGGAAAATACGATGAGGCTAAAGAGACATTTACACAGGCTGTAAAGTTTGAACCCGAAAACCTCGATACCCTGTTTCATCTGGGACTTGCCTGTCATGCGCAAGGCCAATACACTGAGGCTATCAGCCACTACAAGGAAATAACTGAGAAAAAGCCGGATTCAGGAGATGCCTGGTACAATATGGCACTTGCATTCCATGCTCTTGCAGATTACCCGAAAGCCATTGAAATCTACAATATCACAGTGAAAAAATGGCCACAGAATGGCCCTGCATGGTACAACCTGGGTCTTGCTTATCATACGGTAAAGAAGCTCGACAAGGCAGTGAAAGCTTATCGTGAGGCAGGCCGGCTTAATCCAGATCAGGCAGAAATATGGTATCATCTGGGTTTATCGTTCCATGCATTGGAGCAGTTCGGTGAAGCAATCCAGGCATATCGCAGGACTGTCCATCTTGTCCCTGACAATTTTGACGCATGGTTGAATCTTGGCCTTGCCTATCAGGCCTGGGGACAGCATCTGGATGCAATGGATTGCTTCTCCAGAGCTTCGGAATTAAAACCCGATAACCCGGATGCCCTTGGGTATCTTGCTGTAAGCTGTTATGAAACAGGAGACTATAAAAAATCCCTGGATTCAGCAATAAAGGCACTAGAACTTAAACCAGATGAGACCTGGATAATGGGATATGCTCTTCTCTCCTCTGCTCTGAGCAGACATACCGATAAGGCAATAGAGTACATGGAAAAAATATCGTCTCTTGACCCCTCCGGAAATGAACTAAGCAGGGTTCTTTACAATCTTAACAACTTTCTAAAGAAAAATCCTTCCAGGGAGGATCTGGAGGTGATTAAATCCAGACTTCAGGAATCTCTTCAAGACAATGAAGCAATGCAGATATCCTGA